The following nucleotide sequence is from Patescibacteria group bacterium.
TAAACTAACAAACCCTCGGGGGCATCACAACAACCAAAGCTATGCAATCTCGGTTCATTAAGCGGCTTTCGGATTGTGTAACCCATGCACGCATCAAATCCGAGCGGAAAGCCTTCTTGATGTTTGGGGGTCCGTTCCCTTGATCCCAAAAACCAGCAAGCTAAACAAAGTTTGTGCCAGACTTCAGGGACATAATCTCCAACAATACCGATGAACGGGAGCGTACCTTGTTGTGGTAATTGTGTTAAGTCTTCGATAAGAGCGCGTTCTTGCTGATTCGCCATTACTGATCGACCTCCTCGGGTTTTGCGCGGAGTTATAGATGGGATTTCAACGGCAGTACGGGCTATCGCGCCAACCGGCTTCAATATTCTGAATTTCTGATTTAATATCCTCAACCACATCCATTCCACTGGCTTGTAATGCAGCTACCATTTCTCTGGTAAAAAACACGCAATCTATTTTCCCATTAACTAATGCCTGATAACTCGTTTCTGTTTCTCGAGGTGGTTTGGGAATAGGACTGACAACAAAAAATATATTTGCCCGCTCTGCTGGCCGCAGCCCAAACATTAAACCTAATTCTTGGATTTGACTAATTTCTACCGGAGTTAATAGCTCTTGAGCCGCCTCATCGATAACTAACATTTCTCTGACTTCAAGTTGGTAAGGAAAAAATTCAGGTGAATCTTTAGTTGCCATGGGTACCGACCTCCTTAAATAACCTTGCGGGTTGTTTTGGTTTCATAATTATATTGTTCGACGGCAATATTTGATTCCATCGCCAGTTGGATCGCAAGCTCAAAATCGGTTTTTTCTTCTCCTTTTTCAGCCTCATCAACTCTTTTAACCCGAGCATATTCTTGGGCAAATACAATCCTTTTTACCCCATAAGCGGCTTGCCTTTTCATGCATTGAGTGCAACATAATCTCGAAATATACAAAGTGCTACCATCAAATTCACTTCGCGAACGAGAAAGCGTGGCGTTGTCTTCAGCGTGCAAACCCCTACAAGCGTTTCCATGCTTTTTTGCACAACCAACATGAGGATTATTACAATGCGGATGATCAGGCAATGGTCCATTATAGCCGGTATCAATAATATGATGATTGGGATTGGCATAAACGCAGGCGACCCGATTATTAATACAGACTGGTCTTTTTGCAAATATAGCCACAATATCCATAAAGGTTTCGTCCCAAGACGGACGTTCGGGTTCGAAAATATCTTCTTGGTCTTTGTCCACTCGACTCACCTCCCGGAGAGTAACCAGCCAAATAAAATCGTTTCAGCTACAACAGCAATTACAACCGCGCCAACTATAATTAATATCCCCACCAACCCCATGACAAGTTTGTTCAGCCCTCGAACCATCATTCGCTCATCTCCTTGTTAAGGAACTCACTTATAAAAAATAGAGTTTAAGCCCATTTGAATTTGGGTAAACCCTCCTTAATTTTTATCTTACATTTTCAGTAATTAATTGCAAGTGGATAAATTTATTTCACCTCTGTATTTTGACCATAAAATTTGCTATAATCATAGCTAAGCCCCTGTAGCTCAATGGATAGAGCGCTTCGCTTCGGACGAAGAGGTTGCGGGTTCGACTCCTGCCAGGGGCGAGTGGGCCTGTAGCTCAGTGGTAGAGCATCTGCCTCTTAAGCAGAGTGTCGAGGGTTCGATCCCCTCCAGGCCCTTTTCCGGAAAGAAAACTCTTTTGAGGTTTTTTTCGGAAAATGGCTTGTGGTGGTAAGAACCCACAGGCGATAAATAAACAATTGAGTAAAAAGTTGATATTTTAGCAAAGACTTAATATAAATCAAAATGTTGTTGCATCGGGACGGGGTTTACCCCTTCGATCCCCTCCAGGCCCTATAATCAAAAGCGCTCTTTTTGAGAGGTTTGCGATTATTGCTTGGAAGATGCGAGAAGCCGTTAGCGGCAAGGTAAAAACCAAAAATAAGGTAGTTATTTAACAACAACCTTGTAGATTTTAACGAAGACCCAAGTAGCAATATAACCGGCAATAAAAGCGGAAACCAGTCCGAGAAGCAGTTTACCAAACGACATGGTGGTCGTATCCCAAATAATACTTAGATTGACTCCGTGAAACCATGTTTGAAAGATAGACCGGCTAATGTCGGGCAACAACCAAACTAATAAGCCGCAAAAAAGCGAGACCAAGGTTAAAAATGTTGCCACCGCCAAAGGCGTTTTCTTGGTGTCCATAAACCCTCCCACTAATTAATTTATTTTTTAGCTAATTTTATTTAAATTAGTTTACCCAAGACAACGATAGCAAAAAGAACTATCGCGTTGATTATTGTCAAAACGGTTAAATTCGGAGTGGGTACCTTTTTTATTTTTCGGTCAATTATTAAAACCGCGATTATCCCATCAAGAACAAAAAGTCCCATTTTTATCCAGAACAGAATATTACCCTTAAGTTCTTCCGCTTCCTGAAAATAAAGCACCAACCCGGTTGCCAAGAGCCAACCGGCGGCAATTGTACCTGTCAATCGCATCATCTGAAAAATTTTGAGCCGTTCCTGACTTACTCCCTCCTTGATATTAAGTAAAACAGAAAAAACAACAACACCGATAATTACTCCGGCACCAACGATGTGCAGGATAAGAAACAATGCGTGCATATTACCTCTTTGTTTAATTATATCAAAATCCGAGGTAAGGTTCAAACGAGCATATTAAACCTGAGGTTTTTTGTGGTATTATTAAGATATAATCATATATTAAAAAAGGAGAAATGTGGAGACAAAATTGACTCCGTTTGATAAATTGCTTGATTTGACCGGCAAAACAGCGATTGTTACCGGCGGAGCGATGGGAATAGGTTTAGGAATCACCGCGCGTTTGGCTGAGGCAGGAGCCTCTGTTTTAATTGCGGATTTGGACGAAAACGCCGCTAATAAAAGTGCTCAGGGCTTAAGCACACAAGGATTCAAAGTTAGGGTAGTTAAAACCGATGTTTCGAACGAAACCGAGGTTAACAAAATGGTTCAAACTGCTGTTCAGGATTTTGGTGGTCTCGATATTATCATCAACAATGCCGGCATTTACCCCCAGATGCCGCTTGCCAAAATGACTAAGGAAGATTTCGATCGAGTTGTTGCCGTTAATTTGCGCGGAGTTTTTTTATGCACGGAAGCAGCCTCAAAACAGATGATTTCCCAAGGCCGGGGCGGTAAAATTATTAACATTACTTCAATAGATGCTTTACATCCGTCGATGGTTGGTCTTGCCCATTACGACGCTTCCAAGCATGGTGTCTGGGGCTTTACTAAAAATGCGGCCCTTGAACTTTCTCAACATAAAATTTGGGTTAACGCCATCGCACCGGGCGGTATTACAACCCCCGGGGTTTCTAAAATGCCGCCAGCGCCAGGCGTTGATATGAAAAAATTTATGGCGGCTTTTCTGGCGAAAATCCCGATGCACCGCATGGGAGACCCTGACGACATCGGCAAAGTTGCTTTGTTTTTGGCTTCGGACATGTCCTCGTATCTGACTGGCGAGCAAATCGTGGTTGACGGCGGCGTGTTATTAAGTTGATTTTAGTAAAATGATAAATATATTAATCGCAAAAGGGGGAATATCCGATTGTATGAATGCCCGAATGTCCCTGATTGAAAATACTATCCAAGCCAAAAATCTCTGATTTTTGAAAAAGAGCGACACCAAATCGGAATAAAATTAATTCTTTGAATTAATTTATTGATAACGGAGATTACCGCGATGTGCCCGCGTGGCGAAATGGCAGACGCGCTAGGTTTAGGACCTAGTGAGCGAAAGCTCATGGGGGTTCAAGTCCCTCCGCGGGCAGAGACCAAAAATCCTCCAAATTAGGAGGATTTTTTAATATTACCCTATAAAATTTTCTATCGTAACGATTAGAGGGCGGGATTGTGGGGATCGACCCCACAAAAAAAGGCGAAAACCTACTGACAATTCAAATAGGCTTTCGCCAAAAATAACAAATGAAAATAAATCAAATAAACTCAAAGTTACGAACGAATAAAGTTCCGGCTAATTTCTTGCCACAAGCTAATATCCAAAGAAGTATCTTTGGGCAATCTAACCGGAATATCGGCTCGTGTAATCGGTTTGACATCAAGGTTGGTTTTTTGAGCTAATTCAAAAACTGATTTTCTTTCTTGAGCAATATGGATAATTGAGGGTCGACCAGATTCATACAAGTAATCTCTTACAAACTCATAATCATCAACTGCCAAAGCAATTTCTGGGCCAATTTGATCAACATAGCCTGCCGAAGTCCACATATCTGTTGGTGCTTGAGGATGTTCAAAGGGAACCGGCTTGAATGAAGTTCTAATAATCAAATAATTACGTGAGTTGTTGTGATTCGAAAATATCTTTTCGCCCATTAACTTAGTTTCAGCATAATAATTAATAGGATTAGGGCAATCTTTTTCAGAATACAACCCGCGCTTGCCATCATAATCGGACGGATAATCTCGCTCCCCATCAAAAACATAATCGGTAGAAATGTAAACGAAATAACATTCAGCTCCTCGCGCCGCTCTGATTTCGGCAGCTATCCTCGAAAGAATATTCGTACCTCTAACATTAATCTTATGGCAAAGTTCTCGATCTTTTTCAGCACCGGCAACATCTGTAAAAGCAGCTAAATGCAAAACGACATCGGGCCGGAATAGACAAAATACATTTCTCACTTGATCAATATCACAAATATCCATGATTTGAAATTCAGCTGCAGGAAATTCGCCTATGCAATTACTATCAATTTCGACAACATCGGTCAACATTAGTTTGTGACTATCAAGCCGATAAACCAACTTTGAAGCCAAAAGACCGGCTGCGCCAGTAACGAGGATCTTGGACGGTTTTGGGATTCTCATCGGTTCTCGACCTCCAGGAAGGGATATTGGTCATAGGGGATGGGATGTTCGTCGGGCTTTGTTGGATTATATATATGACTGACGTAGTAATTCAAGACGCAAGGTTTGTTGTATAGGGGTGTAAAACCATGATACCAACCGGGTGGGATAACAACAATTCCCGGTTTTAGGTCACCAATATAATATTCAAGATACCAATTAAGCTCTAATAATTCGGATTTGGTACGGCGACCACTACCATCCAATCTGAAAACTACTATTTTAGCGTTTCCATGGCTCACGCGCATACAATCTGTTTGCAACTTGTGAAGGTGCCAGGCCCTCTTAACCCCAAAAGCAGTTTTGCTTTCGTTGGATTGTCCTGAGTTTTTATCAAAATAGATGTTGTTCCGGTCAAGTGGCGCATATACATTATAAATTCCGTAGCCACGATCATCCATCTTAATATCTTCGGGTTGATAATAAAATACCTGCGGTTTTATAATGGTTCGATCCAGAGTAGGATCCAACAACTCAACCATCTCCTTGAGATATGATTCTGGGACTGAAAATATTATATCAGAAAGTTTGATAAAATCAAAGATAAGGCATAAAAATGCCTCTTCTTCTTTATATCTTAAGGTCTAAGATTATTTTTTATCTTTTTTTTGACAGCCACACTGACAGCCCTTGTCACAGGTACAGCATTTACAGCAAATGCCCGGTTCGCAAGAACATTCACAGTCTTTGTCAATTGGCATAGTACATTTTTTACATTTTGCCATTAAGCTTCCTTTCATTATATTAATATTAATTTTTAAAATTTTTGGAAGAGGGGGCGGTTTTTGTGGGTGTAGGAGCAGGGGTAGCTGGGGCGGGCGTGGCAGAAGCTGGCGTGGCAGTTGGACTGATACCTTTTAAGAAAAAAGAAATTATAATCATCACCACACATATTCCAAAAATAATTGCCAACTCAATAATTTTTCGGTTATTAATTTCGTTAAAAATGTTGCGAATTAAGGGATCAATAATTTTGGCGATTAATTTGCTTTCTTTAGTATCAGAAACTGAAGTAAGACTAGGGATAAACCGATAAATTAAATTTGCAGTTGAACTTAAAATTAGCAATAACCCAGAAGGAATCATAATTGGTATTGACAACCAGCGGAAAAAAGATCGCCAAGAAACTCGAGCCATCAACCCAATCACAAATAGAAATAAAATTAACAAAAAACTTAAACTATAGAAAACGATTCGAAAAACTAAATACCATGAACCACCTTTTGCCCAAAATAATGCCGTACCACTCGTGGCAGTGGGCTGAAAGGAATAAGTAAATGAATCATTTAATTTGGAATTTTCGGTTTGAAATTGGCTTATAAATTCAGTTTTTAAATCAGCAAAAGACTTGCCAGAAATTCGGCATTCAAGTCCATTTTCGCTAAAGATATTATAATTTGTAACTTGGGCTTGAGTACATACCGGTAAACTCGGATATTTAGCTTCTAAGCCCTGGAAGAAAAAATCTTCAAAACTTTTAGTCAATTCACTTGAGGCAAGATTAATTTCAAATTTGTCAGT
It contains:
- a CDS encoding DUF5676 family membrane protein gives rise to the protein MDTKKTPLAVATFLTLVSLFCGLLVWLLPDISRSIFQTWFHGVNLSIIWDTTTMSFGKLLLGLVSAFIAGYIATWVFVKIYKVVVK
- a CDS encoding SDR family NAD(P)-dependent oxidoreductase; amino-acid sequence: METKLTPFDKLLDLTGKTAIVTGGAMGIGLGITARLAEAGASVLIADLDENAANKSAQGLSTQGFKVRVVKTDVSNETEVNKMVQTAVQDFGGLDIIINNAGIYPQMPLAKMTKEDFDRVVAVNLRGVFLCTEAASKQMISQGRGGKIINITSIDALHPSMVGLAHYDASKHGVWGFTKNAALELSQHKIWVNAIAPGGITTPGVSKMPPAPGVDMKKFMAAFLAKIPMHRMGDPDDIGKVALFLASDMSSYLTGEQIVVDGGVLLS
- a CDS encoding sugar nucleotide-binding protein; amino-acid sequence: MRIPKPSKILVTGAAGLLASKLVYRLDSHKLMLTDVVEIDSNCIGEFPAAEFQIMDICDIDQVRNVFCLFRPDVVLHLAAFTDVAGAEKDRELCHKINVRGTNILSRIAAEIRAARGAECYFVYISTDYVFDGERDYPSDYDGKRGLYSEKDCPNPINYYAETKLMGEKIFSNHNNSRNYLIIRTSFKPVPFEHPQAPTDMWTSAGYVDQIGPEIALAVDDYEFVRDYLYESGRPSIIHIAQERKSVFELAQKTNLDVKPITRADIPVRLPKDTSLDISLWQEISRNFIRS